The segment GCTCGCCCCATCATGAAACGACCTTTGCCGCTTTTCGGTTTTGCCGCGTTGCTTCTCACCGTCGTCGCCGGTTCCCCCGGCGCGCTTCACGCGCAGCCCGCCGGCGCCGTGCTCGAGATGGGATTCCGCAACCCGCCGGACTCCGCCAAGCCGCGCACGTGGTGGCATTGGACGATGAGCAACGTCACGAAGGACGGCATCACAAAAGACCTGGAATGGATGAAGCGCGTGGGCCTCGGCGGCTTTCAACTCGCCGACGTGAACGTCGGGCGCGGGCAGGAGGTGGAACCGAAGACGCCATATGGCACGCCGGCTTGGTATGACGCGGTCCGGCACGCGGCGGCCGAAGCCGATCGGCTCGGACTCGAGATGTCGATCTTCAGCTCGCCAGGATGGAGCGAGACCGGGGGACCGTGGGTGAAGCCGGAGCAGGCGATGAAGAAGCTCGTGTGGAGCGAAACCGTCGTCGACGGCGGGAAACGTTTTTCCGGCAAGCTCGCGTCGCCGCCGAACGCGATCGGGCAGATCCGCGACAGCGGCGCGAGCTACTACACCAGCGATTCAACGTCGGCGCCGTTTTATGCCGATGCGGCCGTGGTCGCCTATCGCGTGCCCGCCGCGGAGCCGCGGATGGCCGATCTGCACCCGCGGGTGTCGACCCACGAAGGCGAGATCGATGGTACGGCCTTACTCGACGACAAGCTCGCGACGCTGCTCACCGTCAAGGCACCGGAGGGTGGCGCGGCCTGGGTGCAGTTCGAGTTCGCCGAACCGTTCACTGCGCGGGCGATTACGCTCGGCGGCAGCGGCGGCAGCGCGAAGGGGATTCCGGTGGGCCGGGTCCTGGCGAGCGACGATGGCGTGTCGTTTCGCCCGCTGGTCACGCTGCCGGGTGCACAACTCTATCGGCAGGGAATGGTGCGGACGTTCGCGTTGCCCGAAACCACGGCGCGGTTTTATCGGATCGAGCTGACGGGCGCGCCGCTCGGACCCGCGCAGACGATGAGCCAGGCGCCAAGCGCGCCGGCGAAGGAATATGTGCTGAGCGAAGCCGTGCTGCACTCCGGTGCCCGCGTGCATCGCTGGGAGGAGAAGGCGGGATTCAGTTTCCTCTTCGAGTATGAAACAGTCGCGACGCCCGAGATCGCGCCGGCGCTGGCTGTCGCACCAGACGACCTTGTCGATCTCACGGCGAAGCTGCAGCCGGATGGTTCGCTCGAATGGGATGCGCCGCCCGGCCGCTGGACGATTCTGCGGCTCGGCTATTCGCTGACGGGCGCAAAGAATCGGCCCGCCACGCCGGCCGGCACGGGTTACGAGGCCGACAAGCTCAGCCGGCGGCACATGGAAGCTTACGTGCGCGGGTATTTCGATCCGCTGCAGCAGGCGCTGGGGCCATTGTTCGGAAAGAGCCTGCGCTACGTCACGATGGACGGCTGGGAGGCGGGCACGAACAACTGGACCGACGAATTGCCCGCGGAGTTTCGGCGGCGGCGTGGCTACGCGCCGACGCCCTATTTGCCGGCGCTTACCGGCCGGATCGTTGGCAGTGCGGACGTGAGCGATCGGTTCCTTTGGGATTTCCGCCGTACGCTCGCTGACCTCTGGGCCGAGGCGCACTACGGTACGATGGCGGAGAAGCTGCGCGAGCGCGGAGTCGGCATCTACGCCGAGGCGGCCGGCGTGTCGCTCGAAATGCCGGAGGACACCCTGCTGAACAAGAGCAAGGTTGAGATCCCGATGGGCGAGTTCTGGGTGCGCGATCTGCATCCGCGGTTGATGTACCTGCAGGACATCCGGGGCGCTGCATCGGCGGCGCACGTTTACGGCAAACCGCTCGTGGCGGCGGAGGCGTTCACCGGCGGCGGCTATGAGGCGCCGGCGACGCTGAAGAATGTCGGCGACACCTGGCTCGCGCAGGGCGTGAACCGCATCGTGTTCCACACCTCGGCGCACCAGCCGCTGGATACGAAGCCCGGCAACATGATGGTTGGAACCCATCTGCACCGAAACATCACCTGGGCCGAGCAGGCGCGACCAATCATGACGTATTTCGCGCGCAGCTGCTTCCTGCTGCAGCAGGGCCGATTCGTGGCCGACCTCGCTTACTTGCTTGACGAAGGCGCACCCTCGACGCCGCCGATCTGGGGCGCTGGCACGCGACCGACGCCGCCGGCGGGCTACGATTACGACTTCGTCAACGCGGACGTGCTCCTTCATCGGTTCTCCAGCGGCGGGAACGGCAAGCTGATGCTCCCGGATGGAATGAGTTATCGCGTGCTCGTGTTGCCCGATACCGACCGGATGCGGCCGGAGCTGGTGCGCAAGCTGCGCGAACTCGTGCTCGGCGGCGCCACGATCGTGGGCCGCAAACCGACGCGCTCACCGAGCCTCGCTGATTATCCGCGGGCGGACGCGGAGGTGCACGCGCTCGCCGCCGAGCTGTGGGGCGATCTCGACGGGGTGAGCCGCACGGTCCGCCGGGTGGGGAAAGGCACAGTCGTGTGGGGTCTGCCGCGCGAACGCGTGCTTTCGGATGAGGGCATCGCGAAGGATTTCGACGCGGACCAGCCGCTTGACGCGGAATTCGCGTGGCTGCACCGGAGGGCGGGCGAAATCGATCTCTATTATGTCGCGAACCTCACGGACCGTACGCAGGCGATTGACGCGCGGTTCCGCGTCAGCGGCCGGGAAGCGGAGCTCTGGCATCCCGACACCGGCAAGATCGAGCGGGTCGGTTTCACGCAGGCGGACGGCCGGACCACGGTGCCGCTCCGACTCGCGGAACGGGACGCCGTGTTCGTCGTGTTTCGGCGTGCGACCACCGCGTCGTCGTCGCGTGCTGCGTCCAACGAAGCGCTGACCGTCCTCGCGCAGCTCAACGGTTCTTGGGACGTGAGTTTTCCGCCAAACCGGGGCGCGCCGGCACGAGTCGAATTGCCGCAGCTCGGCTCGTGGACCGAGCATCCGGATGACGGCATCAAGTATTTCTCAGGCACCGCAACGTATCGGAAGACGATCGCCGCGCCGCGTGAATGGTTCGGCGCAGACAGCGGCGTTTTTCTCGATCTCGGACGGGTGGGCGATCTTGCAACGGTGCGGGTGAATGGCGTCTCACTCGGAGTTTTCTGGAAGCCGCCGTATCTCGTCGACGTGTCGGGCGCGCTTCGTCCCGGCGAGAACCAGCTCGAGATTGAGGTCACGAACCAATGGACGAATCGGCTAATCGGCGACCGCAGTGTGCCTCTCGAAAAACGTGTGCTCGGCGATGCCTCCGTGCAGCCGCCAGGCTGGGGACGATTCGGTTCGCAGTCACCGGTGCCATCGGGACTGATCGGGCCGGTGCGCTTCGTCTCGAGACCGCTGCTTCGGGTCGCCGACAGTCCCGACGCGAGCATCGCCGGGATTCCCGTCAACTACACCGAGGCGAAGGCGGGTTCCGACTCCGGGGGGGTGTTGGGGACGCGACGCCCTCGTCGCGTTTCCGGTGACAGCCGCGACGAGGGCGTCGGGACTCCAGATAGTCCCGACGAGCCGCGCTACACGCTGCCGGATCCACTCGCGCTCGCGAACGGGCAACCGGTGCGTGATGCGCAGACGTGGCTCGAGCAGCGGCGACCGGAACTCGTGCGGCTCTTCGAGCAAAACCAGTTCGGCCGCGCGCCGGGCCGGCCGGCCGGCCTGAATTTCGACGTGTTTGAAAAGGAAGCGCCGGCGTTTGGCGGGAGAGCGATTCGGCGACAGGTCACGATCCGATTTTCCAAGCAACCGGACGCACCGCAGCTCGACGTGTTGCTCTATTTGCCGGCGCCCGCGACGAAACCGGTGCCGGTGGTGCTCAATGTCAGCTTCACGGCGAACAACCTCACCGTTGATGATCCGGGCGTGAAGCCCGGGTGGGTGTGGAACCCGCAGGAGAAACGGCGCGTTCCGGCCGACGCGAGCGCTCGCCGATTCGGCCGGCTCGACGTGATGGCGGCGATTGAGCGCGGGCTCGGCGTGGCCACCCTCAACTATGGCGACATCGATCCCGATGCGCCCGGCGCGATCGCGCAAGGTGTGCGTCAGCTTTACCTGAAGCCGGGACGGACCGCGCCGGCGGCGGACGAGTGGGGCACCATTGCGGCCTGGGCCTGGGGCATCAGCCGCGTGGTGGACTACTTCGAAACGGACGCCGACGTCGATGCGCAACGCGTCGCGATCGTAGGCGTCTCACGGCTGGGCAAAACGGTGTTGTGGGCGGGTGCGTCCGATCCGCGGATCGCGCTGGTGATTGCGAGCTGCTCCGGCGAAGGCGGTGCAGCGCTCAGCCGCCGCAACTACGGGGAAACGATCGCGCACCTCGTCGCGCCGACGCGCTATCCGTACCAGTTCGCCGGAAACTATCAGACCTGGGCAACGCGGGTGGACGAGTGTCCGATCGATGCGCACGAACTCGTGGCATTGATCGCGCCGCGTCCGCTCCTGCTGCAGACGGGCACCACCGACATCTGGTCGGATCCGAAGGGCGAATACCTGGCCGCACTCGCCGCGACGCCGGTGTACCGATTGTTCGGCAAAGCCGGACTCGAGGTGGAGCAGATGCCCGTGCCCGGCGTGCGGGTGGGAGATACGCTCTCCTACTACATGCACGAAGGCGGCCACGGCCTGGTGCCCGGCGACTGGGAGGTGTTTCTCGACTTCGTGCGGGAGCACCTCGAGCGGTAGTCACGCAATCCGCGACATCCGGTCGCAGCCGTCACGCAGGTAACGAGGCTCCGCCGCAACCCAAGCCCGCATCGATCCGATTGGCCACAAGAGGCACAAAAGGCGCTAGAACATGTGCCGCACTTTTGTGCCTCCTGAGCCTTCGGTGGCCAAGCTTGGGTCTTCCGGTCCTCCGAACTTAACCACAGATGAACACAGATGCTGATTGGTTGATCGGTGTCTATCTGTGTTCATCTGTGGTTTCGAAAGTCCGAGGGTTGCTTCGCTGATCCTCGTGTCGCCACTCTTCCAGCATATTTCCTTTCTGATCTCCATCCGGTTCGACCTGCCATGAGTTCCCGAATCAAGATTCTCCTCGGCTCGCTGCTCTCTCCCGTTCTGCTCGCCGCCGCCGACCTGCCGCCGGTCGGCGGAGACGGGCCGGCGCAGCGCGCGTATCAGGTGGCCGTGCTGGCACGCATCGCGGAGCCGGTGCTGGTCGCGGGGAGTGAGGGCCGGCTGCGGGTGCGTATCCCGCAGATTGAAGGCGCGCGCAACCAGTACGCGCC is part of the Opitutus terrae PB90-1 genome and harbors:
- a CDS encoding glycosyl hydrolase, encoding MKRPLPLFGFAALLLTVVAGSPGALHAQPAGAVLEMGFRNPPDSAKPRTWWHWTMSNVTKDGITKDLEWMKRVGLGGFQLADVNVGRGQEVEPKTPYGTPAWYDAVRHAAAEADRLGLEMSIFSSPGWSETGGPWVKPEQAMKKLVWSETVVDGGKRFSGKLASPPNAIGQIRDSGASYYTSDSTSAPFYADAAVVAYRVPAAEPRMADLHPRVSTHEGEIDGTALLDDKLATLLTVKAPEGGAAWVQFEFAEPFTARAITLGGSGGSAKGIPVGRVLASDDGVSFRPLVTLPGAQLYRQGMVRTFALPETTARFYRIELTGAPLGPAQTMSQAPSAPAKEYVLSEAVLHSGARVHRWEEKAGFSFLFEYETVATPEIAPALAVAPDDLVDLTAKLQPDGSLEWDAPPGRWTILRLGYSLTGAKNRPATPAGTGYEADKLSRRHMEAYVRGYFDPLQQALGPLFGKSLRYVTMDGWEAGTNNWTDELPAEFRRRRGYAPTPYLPALTGRIVGSADVSDRFLWDFRRTLADLWAEAHYGTMAEKLRERGVGIYAEAAGVSLEMPEDTLLNKSKVEIPMGEFWVRDLHPRLMYLQDIRGAASAAHVYGKPLVAAEAFTGGGYEAPATLKNVGDTWLAQGVNRIVFHTSAHQPLDTKPGNMMVGTHLHRNITWAEQARPIMTYFARSCFLLQQGRFVADLAYLLDEGAPSTPPIWGAGTRPTPPAGYDYDFVNADVLLHRFSSGGNGKLMLPDGMSYRVLVLPDTDRMRPELVRKLRELVLGGATIVGRKPTRSPSLADYPRADAEVHALAAELWGDLDGVSRTVRRVGKGTVVWGLPRERVLSDEGIAKDFDADQPLDAEFAWLHRRAGEIDLYYVANLTDRTQAIDARFRVSGREAELWHPDTGKIERVGFTQADGRTTVPLRLAERDAVFVVFRRATTASSSRAASNEALTVLAQLNGSWDVSFPPNRGAPARVELPQLGSWTEHPDDGIKYFSGTATYRKTIAAPREWFGADSGVFLDLGRVGDLATVRVNGVSLGVFWKPPYLVDVSGALRPGENQLEIEVTNQWTNRLIGDRSVPLEKRVLGDASVQPPGWGRFGSQSPVPSGLIGPVRFVSRPLLRVADSPDASIAGIPVNYTEAKAGSDSGGVLGTRRPRRVSGDSRDEGVGTPDSPDEPRYTLPDPLALANGQPVRDAQTWLEQRRPELVRLFEQNQFGRAPGRPAGLNFDVFEKEAPAFGGRAIRRQVTIRFSKQPDAPQLDVLLYLPAPATKPVPVVLNVSFTANNLTVDDPGVKPGWVWNPQEKRRVPADASARRFGRLDVMAAIERGLGVATLNYGDIDPDAPGAIAQGVRQLYLKPGRTAPAADEWGTIAAWAWGISRVVDYFETDADVDAQRVAIVGVSRLGKTVLWAGASDPRIALVIASCSGEGGAALSRRNYGETIAHLVAPTRYPYQFAGNYQTWATRVDECPIDAHELVALIAPRPLLLQTGTTDIWSDPKGEYLAALAATPVYRLFGKAGLEVEQMPVPGVRVGDTLSYYMHEGGHGLVPGDWEVFLDFVREHLER